GAGCCCGATGCCGACGGTGATGATCACCGCGCCGACGCCGATGAGGATGCCGAGCGAGGTGAGCAGCGACCGCATCCGGTGCGCGGCGATCGCCTGCAGGCCGCTGACGATGGTCTGCAGCGGGCTCATCCGACCGCTGTCCGGCCCGTGCCCGGACTCCGTCCATCCATCCTCGCCACCTCCCCGCGCGGTCGCACGCCTTCCTGAAACGGCTGTCGTGCACCGCTGCCGCCAAGCCTACGCCGGGCGAGCGGACGGGGCAAGCGCGGCAGTCACGGCGTGGTGACCACGGGGCTCGGGAACGCCGATCGCCCTATATACTTCGCTTATGGCAAGGAAAATCGCCGGCTTCGACCGCGAGCACCCGTCGTACCGCTGGGTCGTCCTCTCCAACACCACCCTCGGGGTGATGATGGCGACGATCAACAGCTCGATCGTGATCATCTCGCTGCCGGCGATCTTCCGCGGCATCCACCTCGACCCGCTCGCCCCCGGCAACGTCGGCTACCTGCTCTGGATCCTGATGGCCTACCTGCTCGTCACCGCGGTGCTGGTGGTCTCGCTGGGACGCCTCGGCGACATCCGCGGGCGGGTGCGCATCTACAACGCCGGCTTCGCCGTGTTCACCGCAGGCTCGGTGGCGCTCGCGCTCGACCCGCTCGTCGGCGGCGGCGGCGCGCTCTGGCTGATCGTGTGGCGGGTGGTCCAGGGGGTGGGCGGGGCGATGCTCATGGCGAACTCGACGGCGATCGTCACCGACGCCTTCCCCAGCACCCAGCGGGGTCTCGCCCTGGGCATCAACCAGGTGGCGGCGCTGGCGGGCTCGTTCATCGGCCTGGTCGGTGGCGGCCTGCTCTCGGAGTGGAGCTGGCGCGCCGTCTTCTTCGTCTCCGTGCCCGTCGGGGTGGCCGGCACGGTGTGGGCATATCACTCGCTGCACGAGCTCGGTCAGCGGGTCCGCGGCCGGCTCGACTGGGCGGGCAACATCACCTTCGCGGTCGGCCTCACCGCGCTGCTCGGCGCCATCACCTACGGCATCCAGCCCTACGGCGGCTCGGCCGAGGGCTGGGGCAACCCGCTGGTGATCGCCGGCCTCGCCGGCGGCGCCGTCCTGCTCGCCGCCTTCGCCGCCATCGAGGTGCGCCACCGCGAGCCGATGGTCAACCTGCGCCTCTTCCGCATCCGCGCCTTCGCCGCCGGCAACGCCGCGGTGCTGCTGGCGTCGATCGCCCGCGGCGGGCTGCAGTTCATGCTGATCATCTGGCTGCAGGGGATCTGGCTGCCGCTGCACGGCTACGACTTCGTCGTGACCCCGCTGTGGGCGGGCATCTACCTGCTGCCGCTGACGATCGGCTTCCTCGTCGCCGGGCCGCTGTCCGGGCACCTCTCCGACCGCCTCGGCGCGCGCGCCTTCGCCAGCGGCGGACTGCTGCTCACCGCGGTGTCCTTCGCCGGGCTGCTGCTGCTGCCCGTGAACTTCGACTACCGGGTCTTCGCGCTGCTGCTCGCGCTCAACGGCATCGGCTCCGGCCTCTTCGCCGCGCCCAACACCACCGCGATCATGAACGCGGTGCCCGCCCACCAGCGGGGCAGCGCGTCGGGGGTGGTCGCCACCTTCCAGAACGCGGGCATGACCCTCTCCATCGGCGTCTTCTTCTCGCTGATGGTCGCCGGCCTCGCCGGCTCGCTGCCCGCGGCGATGCACGGCGGGCTGGTCGCGCAGCACGTCCCCGAGGCCACCGCGACCCAGGTCGCCGGCCTGCCACCGGTGGGCAGCCTCTTCGCCGCGTTCCTCGGCTACAACCCGGTGGCCAGCCTGCTCGGCCCCCACGTGCTCGCCGCCCTGCCGGCGTCGAACGCCGCGACCCTCACCGGGCCCGAGTTCTTCCCCCACCTGATCAGCGCCCCGTTCCACTCCGGGCTGGTGATCGTCTTCGGCCTGGCGATCGCGATGTCGGTGGTGGGCGCGCTGACCTCGCTGCTGCGCGGGACGCGGTTCGTGCACGACACCGCCCGCGCGAGTGATCCGGCCACACCTGTCTCGAACGTCGCGTAGCGTCGCGCGCGCCCGGAAAAGCCTGTCGGAACCGTCAGGCGGACCCGGCTCCGGTCGCCGGTTCGGAGACTCGCCTCGCGGGCGGATCGCTGGTAGTGTCGTCGTTCTGACACGAGGACGGGCGATTGGGGTGTGCCGTGGTCAACGTGGTCGAGGTTCAGCGGATGTTGCAACGCTTTCGCGCGTGGTGGCGGGCGCTCGGCGGAGGAGGCGACGATGACGTTCGAGAAGAAGGAGGATCTGGAGGTGGAGGTGGTGCCCGAGCCGGAACGGGAGCTGGTGCCGGCGGCGGAGCCGCCTGCCCAACCGGTGCGCGAGGAGGAGCCGGTGCCGGCGTAGGTCCGCGGCGGCAGAGCATCTACGTCGTCGGCTTCCGCGACTGGCTGATCGTCCTCGACGACGAGCGGCGCCCGGTGCTGGCGTCGTGCGTGCGCCCGTGCGTCTGGTCCGAGCGCAGGCTCGTCGCCCGGCACCTCACCGTGCGGGGGCGGGACCAGGCCGACCATCGGGCCCCGGGGCGGCGGTGCGAGTGCGGCATCTACGCGGTCCACCGCCCCGAGAGCGCCTGGCTCGAGCGCCTCGGCGGCACCGGCACGATGCTCGGCGCGGTGCGGCTCAGCGGCCTGGTGCGCCGGCACCAGGACGAGGGGGTTCGCGCCGAGGTGGCGGAGGTCATCGCGCTGGCCCGGCCGTCCGGCGAGCTCTGCGCGCACACCCACTTCCCGGTGCCCCTGGCATGCCGCAACCCATCGACGGAGCCGGTCGACCCGGAGGAGGTGGCGGCGCGGTACGGGGTGCCGCTCGTCGATCCGCGGCACCTGGCGATGGTGGCGCTGGAGCACGGCAGCACGCTCTGGCCCTGACCGCGGCGCGGCGTCAACCGGGTTGACGGTCGTTGACGTCGGGTCTCGAGCAGTCTGGTGACATCCGCCCGGCCTGGACAGGGCGGCGCAGCAGCACTCTAGATGAGGCCGTCCTTGGTGGCGCGGATCGCCGCCTCCACCCGGTTTCGCACCTCGAGGCGGTGGAAGATCTCCTGCACGTGCGACTTCACCGTGTTCTCGCTGAGGTGCACCTGGGCGGCGATCTCGCGGTTGGAGAATCCCTCGCTGATCAGCCGCAGGATCTGAGTCTGCGCCGGCGTGAATGACGGCTGGGGCGGCTCGGCGACGGCGGTCTGCACCCGGATGCGGTCGAGGATCCGCCCCGCGATCGCCGGTGCGATCGCGCCCTCGCCCCGGTGCACCGCGCGCACGCTCTGCTTGAGGCTGAACTTCTCGACGTCCTTGACCACGAAGCCGCGCGCGCCGGCGCGGATGCACTCGTCGACGAGGTCGTCGTCGGAGAACGTGGTCACGATGATGACCCGCACCGTGGGGTGGGAGGCGCGCAGCCGGCGGCAGACCTCGGGCCCGCCGATGTCGGGGAGGCGGGCGTCGAGGAGCACGATGTCCGGCTCGGTGCGCTCGACCAGGTCGGGCACGGCGCCGCCCAGGCCGGTGTCGCCGACGACCTCGAGGTCGGGCTCCGACTGGAGGATGGTCCGCAGCCCCTCGCGGACCATCTCGTGGTCGTCGACGATCACGACCCGGATCACCCGGCCTGCTCCCGCAGCGGCAGGCTCACCCGCACCGACAGGCCGCTCTCCTCACCGTTGGAGACGTGGAAGCTGCCGCCCCGCTCGACGATCTGCTCGCGCATGTGACGCAGGCCGAAATGGAGGTGGCTCTGACGGTAGCTGTGCAGCACCAGCTCGGGGGCGCCGGCGCCGTCGTCCTGGATGACCACGTCGACACGGTCGGGCGCGTAGCGCAGGCTCACCAGCACCATCCGCGCGTGGGCGTGGCGGGCGACGTTGGCGAGCGCCTCCCGGAGCACCGCGAGCAGGGTGGGCGCCACCGTGGCGACCGCGGTCGTGGGATCGCCGCTCACCACCAGGTCGGTCTCCAGCTCGTGAGCCTGGGAGGTCTCGCGCAGCAGCCGCCGCACCGACGTGGTGAGGTCGGCGCTGGTGAGGCCGGGGCGGGCCAGGGCGAAGATCACCTCGCGCACCGACTCGGAGGTGCGGCCGGCGAGCTGTCGGATGTCGTGGAGGCGGGCGGCCATCGCGGGCTCGACCTCGCCCTCCAGCAGCGAGCTGAGCTGGAGGCCGATGGTGAAGATGCCCTGCTCGATGTGGTCGTGGAGGCCGGCGGCGATGCGGTCCCGCTCCTGGGCGAGCACCTGGGTGCGCTCGGCCTCGCCGAGACGGCGGTGGAGCTGCTCGAGGCCCTCGATCATCACCCGCTGGCGCTCGTAGAGCCGGGCGTTGTCGATCGCCACCGCCACCTGGTTGGCGAAGGTGGAGAGCAGCCGCTCGTCGTCGGCGACGTAGCCGCCCGCCTTGTTGGCGACGCCGATCATCCCGATCACGGTGGTGCCCACCCGCAGCGGAACCCCGAGGAAGGTGCCGGTCGGCGGGTGGCCGCGGGGCTGGCCGACGTGGAAGGGGTCGCTGACCACGTCGTTGGAGATGTGCGAGCGCTCCTCGGTGATGGTGACGCCGAAGACGCTGGGCCGCACCGGGATCAGCCGGAAGCGCTCGTAGAAGCGGGGGTCGGAGGGGGCGAACCCCTTGATTGCGGCGACGTCGAGGTGGTCGCGCTGCTCGGTGAGCAGCCCGATGAACCCGAACTCCGACTCGGTCAGCTCGAGGCAGTAGCCCAGCGCCCGGTCCTGCACCTCGGAGAGCTCGCGGAGGGCCGCGATCTCCAGCGAGATGGAGTGCAGCGACTCGAGCTGCTCGCGGAGGATCAGCCCGATTTCCACGATCGTGCCTCGATGAGCAACCGCCACGAACACACAGGAGTGTATCAGGCCTCTCCGACGCCTTCTCTCCGACGCCTCCTCCGCGGTGCGGCGGGGGCGCGCGCGGACGCAGAATCGGGAGGTTGCCGCCCTAGTCGAGGAAGCGAACAAGAAGATGAAGATCGAGAGCTCGTTCACCGTGACCGCACCCCCCGACCAGGTCTTCGCCTACCTGCTCGACGTCAACCAGGTGGTGGGCTGCCTGCCCGGGGCGGAGCTCTCCGAGGTCGTCGACTCCCAGACCTTCAAGGGGAAGCTGAAGATCAAGGTGGGCGCGGTCCAGGTCGCCTACCAGGGCACCGCGCACATCGTGGACATGGTCGAGGACGAGGGCTCCGCCACCGTGACCATCAGGGGCGAGGGCCGTGAGATCGGCGGCCAGGGCTCGGTCCGCGCCAACCTCGTGCTCGGCGTGGCCACCACCCCCGACGGCGGCTCGACGGTCAGCCTCTCCGCCGACCTCACCGTGACCGGTCGGGTCGCCCAGTTCGGCCGCGGCGTCATCGAGGACGTCTCCCGGCGGATGATGGGGCAGATGGGCGAGTGCATCGGCGCCCGGCTGCAGGCGGCTCCCGCCGCCGGCTGATCAGCGGGGGCGCTCGACCCGGTTGAGGGCGCGGGCGACGGCGATGCACAGGTCCTCGACGTAGTCGACGCCGGCCTCCGTGGCGATCCGGCGTGCCTCCTCGGACACGATGCCCTGCTGGAGCCACACCGCCCCGGCGCCGATCGCCACCGCCTCGGCGGCGACCACCGCGGCCTCGCCGGCGGGACGGAAGACGTCGACGATGTCGACGTGCTCGGTGATGTCGGCGAGCCGGCGGTGGACGGGCTCGCCGAAGAGCTCGTCGGCGTGGGGGTTCACCGGGATGATCCGGAAGCCGTGTGCCCGCATCGCCAGCGGCACCGAGCCCGCCGCCTTCTCGGGGTCGCGCGAGGCGCCGACCACGGCGATGGTCGTGGCGTGCTCCAGGATCTCGCGGGGGCTGCGACCCATCAGGCGGCGGCCCTGGCGCGGCGCACGCTCGCGAGGTCCGGCAGGGTGACGCGGTTGCGCTTCAGCTCGGCGAAGTTCTCGTAGGCCGCCAGCCAGCGGACGTGGCGCCAGAGCTCGACCGCCTCACCGTCCTCGGGGACCTCGGCGATGACCGGGCCGAAGATCGCCGCCCCCTCGCCGCCGTCGAGGACGATGGTCGGCACCCCGAACCCCTTGTGGCGGGCGACCATGGCGTCGTGCTCGTCCTGCACCTGCCGCCAGGTGGCGGGGTCGCCGAGCGCCCGGTCGAGCAGCGCCTCGTCGAGGGCCGCCTCGCGGAGCGCGGCGGTGAGCACCTCGGGGTCGTCGACCCGCGCGCCGCGCTCGTGGACCGCGGCTCCGAGGGCGGCGTAGAAACGGCCGGCGGCCGCCGTCCCCCGCTCGGCGCGGACCAGCACGAGGGTGCGCAGCGCCGGCGCGGCCCCGGTGTCGGTGGCGGCGCGGCCCTCGTCGCCCCGGTTGCCGATCGCGAGCGAGAAGACCGCCCAGTCCACCGAGACCTCGCCGAGCGCCTCCAGCCGGCGCACCCAGCGCGAGGTCTGGTAGCACCAGGGGCAGAGGGGGTCGAGGTGGAAGCGGATGGGCTCGGCCATGGGCGGCACTCCGGTATCGGGTGGGGCTGCCCGGATCAGCCTACCGAAGGCTCGCCCAGCCCAAACCTGGCGGTGGGAACGGCCGTTCGCCGGCCCGGCCGTCGCGGCGCTGTCCCCACGGTGGCGGCGGGTACCATGTGGCCGCTTTCGAACCGGGCGGTCACAGGGTGAGGAACGGGATGCACGGGATCAGCGGCCAGGCGCTCGCCATCGACTGCTTCGTCTTCGCCCTGGCGGTGTTCGTCGGCTTCGAGCTGATCACCAAGGTGCCCGCCATCCTCCACACCCCGCTGATGTCGGCCACCAACGCCATCCACGGCATCGTCCTGGTCGGGGCGATCGTGGTCGCGGCGGTCGCCCACGACGCCGGCTCCGACGTCATCGCCGTGCTGGCCGTCTTCCTCGGCACCCTCAACGTGGCCGGCGGCTTCGTGGTCACCGACCGCATGCTCGAGATGTTCAAGCCGAGGACGACGCAGCCCACCGCGCCGGACAGGGACAGGGCGGTATGACCGGCAACCCCGCCCCCTGGGTCACCCTCACCTACATCGTCACGGCGATGCTGTTCGTCTTCGCCATCAAGCGGCTCCGCACCGTCGGCGGCGCCCGCACCGGCAACCGCCTGGCGGCGGTCGGCATGCTGATCGCGCTGGCCGTGATCCTGCAGCAGGCGGGCTTCGACAACTGGCTGCTGATCTTCCCGCCGATCGTGGTGGGCGCGGTCATCGGCACCGTCGCCGCCCGGCGGGTGCGGATGACCGCGATGCCCCAGATGGTGGCGGTCTTCAACGGGATGGGCGCCGGCGCCGCGGCGCTGATCGCCGCCGACGAGTTCCGGCGCCTCGACGCCGCGGGGAGCGTGCCCCGCCTCGACGCGATCACCATCCTGCTCAGCTGCATGATCGGCTCGATCGGCTTCGCCGGCAGCATGGTCGCCTTCGGGAAGCTGCAGGAGCTGATCAGCGGGAAGCCGCTGGTCTACCCGCTGCAGAAGCCGATCAACGCCGCCATCCTCGCCACCATCCTGGTCCTCGGCGGGATCATCATCGCCAGGGAGGGCGGCCTCGGGCTCTTCATCGTCTTCGCCGCGCTGAGCTTCATCCTCGGCCCGCTGTTCGTGCTCCCCATCGGCGGCGCGGACATGCCGGTGGTGATCTCCCTGCTCAACAGCTTCACCGGGGTCGCCGCGGCGATCACCGGCTTCGTCCTCGACAACCAGGTGCTGGTGGTCAGCGGGGCCCTGGTCGGCGCCTCCGGCATGGTGCTCACCCAGCTGATGAGCAAGGCGATGAACCGCCCGCTGAGCAACATCCTCTTCGGTGCCTTCGGCGGCGGCCCGGCGGGGGCGGCCGGCGCCTCGGCGGAGATGGCCGGCGAGGTGCGGAGCGCCACCATCGAGGACGTCGTCGCCCTCTTCGAGCTGGCCCGCGAGGTGGTGATCGTCCCCGGCTACGGCCTCGCCGTCGCCCGCGCGCAGCACGACGTCAAGCGGCTCGCCGACCAGCTCGAGGCGCGCGGCATCGCGGTGAAGTACGCCATCCATCCGGTCGCGGGGCGGATGCCCGGGCACATGAACGTGCTCCTCGCCGAGGCCAACGTGCCCTACTCGCAGCTCTACGACATGGACGCCATCAACGACGAGTTCAGCCAGGCCGACGTCGCCGTGGTGATCGGCGCCAACGACGTCGTCAACCCGGCGGCCCGGAACGACCCGGGCAGCCCCATCCACGGCATGCCCATCCTCAACGTCGACGAGGCGGCCAACGTGGTGGTGCTGAAGCGGTCGATGAACCCCGGTTTCGCCGGCATCGAGAACCAGCTCTTCTACAACCCGAAGACGGTGATGCTCTTCGGCGATGCGCAGAAGTCGGTCTCCGAGCTGGTGACGGAGCTCAAGGAGGCGAGCTGACGGACCTGCGGCTCAGCGATCGCGTCGTGCTGGTGACCGGCGCCGGGCAGGGGCTGGGACGGGAGATCGGCCTCGCCTTCGCCCGCGAGGGCGCGCACGTCGCCTTCCACCACCGCACCTCCGCGGCGGGAGCCGCGGCCGCGGTCGAGGAGGCGCGGGCGCTCGGGGTGCGGACGATGGCGGTCGGCGCCGACCTGCGCAGCGACGCGGAGGTGGCGGCGATGGTCGAGGGCGTCGAGGCCGAACTGGGCCCGGTCGACGTGCTCGTCAACAACGCCGCCGCGGGCACCCGCCAGCCGTTCCTCGAGAGCACCCCCGAGGACTGGGCGCCGCAGGTCGACGTCATCGTCACCGGCACCATCCGCGTCACCCAGGCGGTGACCCGGCGGATGGCGGAGCGCGGTGGCGGGGTCGTCGTCAGCCTGATGGGCGATTCCGGCCGGGTGGGGGAGTCGGGGCTGAGCGTGCTCGCCGCCACCCGCGCCTCGACGATGGCGCTGACCAAGTCGCTCGCCCGCGAGCTGGCGCGGCACGGCATCCGTGCCAACTGCGTGTCGATCGCCCTGGTGCGCACCGACAGCCTCGCCGCCCACGCCGGCGGCGAGGACGAGGAGCGGATGCGCCGCATCCTCGCCCAGTACCCGCTGCGCCGGCTCGGACGGCCCGAGGACGTCACCCCGATGGTGCTGCTGCTCGCCTCGCCGCTCTCCGGGTGGATCACCGGCCAGGTGATCTCGGTGAACGGCGGTTACGCGATGGTCTGAGCATGGCGGTGCTGGGGACGAGCGTCCCGCGCAAGGAGGACGCCCGGCTGCTCACCGGCCGGGGACGCTTCGTCAGCGACCTCCGCCTCCCCGGGATGCTCCACGT
This genomic stretch from Candidatus Dormiibacterota bacterium harbors:
- a CDS encoding MFS transporter gives rise to the protein MARKIAGFDREHPSYRWVVLSNTTLGVMMATINSSIVIISLPAIFRGIHLDPLAPGNVGYLLWILMAYLLVTAVLVVSLGRLGDIRGRVRIYNAGFAVFTAGSVALALDPLVGGGGALWLIVWRVVQGVGGAMLMANSTAIVTDAFPSTQRGLALGINQVAALAGSFIGLVGGGLLSEWSWRAVFFVSVPVGVAGTVWAYHSLHELGQRVRGRLDWAGNITFAVGLTALLGAITYGIQPYGGSAEGWGNPLVIAGLAGGAVLLAAFAAIEVRHREPMVNLRLFRIRAFAAGNAAVLLASIARGGLQFMLIIWLQGIWLPLHGYDFVVTPLWAGIYLLPLTIGFLVAGPLSGHLSDRLGARAFASGGLLLTAVSFAGLLLLPVNFDYRVFALLLALNGIGSGLFAAPNTTAIMNAVPAHQRGSASGVVATFQNAGMTLSIGVFFSLMVAGLAGSLPAAMHGGLVAQHVPEATATQVAGLPPVGSLFAAFLGYNPVASLLGPHVLAALPASNAATLTGPEFFPHLISAPFHSGLVIVFGLAIAMSVVGALTSLLRGTRFVHDTARASDPATPVSNVA
- a CDS encoding response regulator transcription factor — encoded protein: MIRVVIVDDHEMVREGLRTILQSEPDLEVVGDTGLGGAVPDLVERTEPDIVLLDARLPDIGGPEVCRRLRASHPTVRVIIVTTFSDDDLVDECIRAGARGFVVKDVEKFSLKQSVRAVHRGEGAIAPAIAGRILDRIRVQTAVAEPPQPSFTPAQTQILRLISEGFSNREIAAQVHLSENTVKSHVQEIFHRLEVRNRVEAAIRATKDGLI
- a CDS encoding GAF domain-containing protein translates to MEIGLILREQLESLHSISLEIAALRELSEVQDRALGYCLELTESEFGFIGLLTEQRDHLDVAAIKGFAPSDPRFYERFRLIPVRPSVFGVTITEERSHISNDVVSDPFHVGQPRGHPPTGTFLGVPLRVGTTVIGMIGVANKAGGYVADDERLLSTFANQVAVAIDNARLYERQRVMIEGLEQLHRRLGEAERTQVLAQERDRIAAGLHDHIEQGIFTIGLQLSSLLEGEVEPAMAARLHDIRQLAGRTSESVREVIFALARPGLTSADLTTSVRRLLRETSQAHELETDLVVSGDPTTAVATVAPTLLAVLREALANVARHAHARMVLVSLRYAPDRVDVVIQDDGAGAPELVLHSYRQSHLHFGLRHMREQIVERGGSFHVSNGEESGLSVRVSLPLREQAG
- a CDS encoding SRPBCC family protein, translating into MKIESSFTVTAPPDQVFAYLLDVNQVVGCLPGAELSEVVDSQTFKGKLKIKVGAVQVAYQGTAHIVDMVEDEGSATVTIRGEGREIGGQGSVRANLVLGVATTPDGGSTVSLSADLTVTGRVAQFGRGVIEDVSRRMMGQMGECIGARLQAAPAAG
- a CDS encoding CoA-binding protein; the protein is MGRSPREILEHATTIAVVGASRDPEKAAGSVPLAMRAHGFRIIPVNPHADELFGEPVHRRLADITEHVDIVDVFRPAGEAAVVAAEAVAIGAGAVWLQQGIVSEEARRIATEAGVDYVEDLCIAVARALNRVERPR
- a CDS encoding DsbA family protein — its product is MAEPIRFHLDPLCPWCYQTSRWVRRLEALGEVSVDWAVFSLAIGNRGDEGRAATDTGAAPALRTLVLVRAERGTAAAGRFYAALGAAVHERGARVDDPEVLTAALREAALDEALLDRALGDPATWRQVQDEHDAMVARHKGFGVPTIVLDGGEGAAIFGPVIAEVPEDGEAVELWRHVRWLAAYENFAELKRNRVTLPDLASVRRARAAA
- a CDS encoding NAD(P) transhydrogenase subunit alpha; protein product: MHGISGQALAIDCFVFALAVFVGFELITKVPAILHTPLMSATNAIHGIVLVGAIVVAAVAHDAGSDVIAVLAVFLGTLNVAGGFVVTDRMLEMFKPRTTQPTAPDRDRAV
- a CDS encoding NAD(P)(+) transhydrogenase (Re/Si-specific) subunit beta, whose protein sequence is MTGNPAPWVTLTYIVTAMLFVFAIKRLRTVGGARTGNRLAAVGMLIALAVILQQAGFDNWLLIFPPIVVGAVIGTVAARRVRMTAMPQMVAVFNGMGAGAAALIAADEFRRLDAAGSVPRLDAITILLSCMIGSIGFAGSMVAFGKLQELISGKPLVYPLQKPINAAILATILVLGGIIIAREGGLGLFIVFAALSFILGPLFVLPIGGADMPVVISLLNSFTGVAAAITGFVLDNQVLVVSGALVGASGMVLTQLMSKAMNRPLSNILFGAFGGGPAGAAGASAEMAGEVRSATIEDVVALFELAREVVIVPGYGLAVARAQHDVKRLADQLEARGIAVKYAIHPVAGRMPGHMNVLLAEANVPYSQLYDMDAINDEFSQADVAVVIGANDVVNPAARNDPGSPIHGMPILNVDEAANVVVLKRSMNPGFAGIENQLFYNPKTVMLFGDAQKSVSELVTELKEAS
- a CDS encoding SDR family oxidoreductase, whose translation is MLVTGAGQGLGREIGLAFAREGAHVAFHHRTSAAGAAAAVEEARALGVRTMAVGADLRSDAEVAAMVEGVEAELGPVDVLVNNAAAGTRQPFLESTPEDWAPQVDVIVTGTIRVTQAVTRRMAERGGGVVVSLMGDSGRVGESGLSVLAATRASTMALTKSLARELARHGIRANCVSIALVRTDSLAAHAGGEDEERMRRILAQYPLRRLGRPEDVTPMVLLLASPLSGWITGQVISVNGGYAMV